From Procambarus clarkii isolate CNS0578487 chromosome 49, FALCON_Pclarkii_2.0, whole genome shotgun sequence, a single genomic window includes:
- the LOC138351391 gene encoding ribosome-binding protein 1-like, with protein sequence MSHVGGRELEFGDDQGEGAGAGDDQGEGAGAGDAHGEDAEAGDDQGEDAEAGDDQGEGAEAGDDQGEDAEAGDDQGEDAEAGDDQGEGAEADDDQGEGTEAGDDQGEGAEAGDDQGEGAEAGDDQGEGTEAGDDQGEGAEAGDDQGESAEAGDDQGEGAEAGDDQGEGAEADDDQGEGTEAGDDQGEGAEAGDDQGEGAEAGDDQGEGAEAGDDQGEGAEAGDDQGEGAEADDDQGEGTEAGDDQGEGAEAGDDQGKDAEAGDDQGEGAEADDDQGEGTEAGDDQG encoded by the exons ATGAGCCACGTCGGGGGACGGGAGCTGGAGTTCG GTGACGACCAGGGAGAGGGTGCTGGGGCAGGTGACGACCAAGGAGAGGGTGCTGGGGCAGGTGACGCCCACGGAGAGGATGCTGAGGCAGGTGACGACCAGGGAGAGGATGCTGAGGCAGGTGACGACCAGGGAGAGGgtgctgaggcaggtgacgaCCAGGGAGAGGATGCTGAGGCAGGTGACGACCAGGGAGAGGATGCTGAGGCAGGTGACGACCAGGGAGAGGGTGCTGAGGCAGATGACGACCAGGGAGAGGGTACTGAGGCAGGTGACGACCAGGGAGAGGgtgctgaggcaggtgacgaCCAGGGAGAGGGTGCTGAGGCAGGTGATGACCAGGGAGAGGGTACTGAGGCAGGTGACGACCAGGGAGAGGgtgctgaggcaggtgacgaccagggagagagtgctgaggcaggtgacgaccagggagagggtgctgaggcag GTGACGACCAGGGAGAGGGTGCTGAGGCAGATGACGACCAGGGAGAGGGTACTGAGGCAGGTGACGACCAGGGAGAGGgtgctgaggcaggtgacgaccagggagagggtgctgaggcaggtgacgaccagggagagggtgctgaggcaggtgacgaccagggagagggtgctgaggcaggtgacgaCCAGGGAGAGGGTGCTGAGGCAGATGACGACCAGGGAGAGGGTACTGAGGCAGGTGACGACCAGGGAGAGGgtgctgaggcaggtgacgaCCAGGGAAAGGATGCTGAGGCAGGTGACGACCAGGGAGAGGGTGCTGAGGCAGATGACGACCAGGGAGAGGGTACTGAGGCAGGTGACGACCAGGGATAG